One window of the Saccopteryx bilineata isolate mSacBil1 chromosome 2, mSacBil1_pri_phased_curated, whole genome shotgun sequence genome contains the following:
- the ADAMTS13 gene encoding A disintegrin and metalloproteinase with thrombospondin motifs 13 isoform X1, whose product MRGTCVWGILTSAVLLLGCWGLSDVQQGFLQALEPEEETSYFVPDAALKTLPPPLPVEGSVLHLELLVAVGPDVYQAHQEDTERYVLTNLNMGSELLRDPSLGAQFRVHLVKVVILTKPEDAPNVTANITSSLQRVCEWGRTVNPQDDTDPGHADLVLYITRFDLESPDGDRQVRGVTQLGGACSSSWGCLITEDTGFDLGVTIAHEIGHSLGLEHDGALGSACGPSGHVMGTDRTAPAPGGLAWSTCSRRQLLHLLSAGRARCLWDPPGPQSRPAGRPHEAQPGLYYGADEQCRVAFGPTAVACTFTRENLDVCRALSCHTDPLDHGSCSRLLVPLLDGTECGLDKWCSKGHCRSLAELTSLGVVHGHWSAWGLSSACSRSCGGGVVTRRRQCSNPRPAFGGRACVGADLQAEMCNTQACEKTQLEFMSEQCAETDGQPLLLSPGNISLYRWGPAVPYGQGDALCRHMCRAIGESFIVRRGDSFLDGTRCVPSGPQEDGALSLCVSGSCRTFGCDGRMDSQQVPDACRVCGGDNSTCSPQNGSFTAGRAREYVTFLTLPPNLTSVYVANRRPLFTHLAVRIRGRYVVAGNTSISPSTTYPSLLEDGRVEYKVTLTEDRLPRLEELRIPGPTRDDVEVQVYRRYGDEFGNVTRPDITFTYFRPKLQQVWVWAAVRGSCSVSCGAGLRWVTYSCLDQARSQWAEAAQCGGSRQPVPWPESCTPGPCPPYWAAGDFGPCSASCGGGLRERLVRCVEAQGHRLRTLPPARCRALARKPAVVEPCSAQPCPPRWEDLAQNVTCAQGADGPGAPVTAGPCSTDRKPAAIEPCTEVTCPPGWGHLDPRPLGEEAASPSGGARLGAQAAHVWTPLAGPCSVSCGRGQMELRFECMDSALGTPVQEELCGLAGKPGSRQEVCQAALCPAWWETRALAPCPVTCGGGQVPLAVRCVRLDHGRSIPLPHSKCWPVPRPGPLEDCSPEPCPARWRYKLAACSVSCGGGVARRILYCARAHGEDKDEEILPDTQCQGLPQPEQQEACSLEPCPPRWKVTSIGPCSASCGVGTATRSVACVQLDQGRDVEVGEAACATLVRPQASIPCAAADCTYTWRVSPWTQCSVSCGVGTQRRRDTCLGPPAQGPMPADFCQHLPKPTTVRGCWAGPCAGQETPSLAPHEEATASASPEGPRPWAHLLSPALRTRELLPGPTESPVESSPCGRQHLEPTGAIDLRSPGQADCAVAIGRPLGEVVVLHVLQSSLNCSAGEMLLLWGRLTWRKTCRKLAGMTFSSKANTLVVRQRSARLRGGVTLRYSSRPAPGTFHRECDRQLFGPRGEIASPLMSPDGRHVGGCRVFIDVAPWSRIAIHALVTDMGTGSEGTDASYISIRDIHSLKTVTFRGQQVLYWESEGSQAEMEFSQRFLETRARLRGQYWTLQSRAQEHHSGLP is encoded by the exons ATGAGGGGGACGTGTGTGTGGGGAATCCTCACCTCTGCGGTCCTCCTCCTGGGCTGCTGGGGACTCTCCGATGTCCAGCAG ggaTTTCTTCAGGCTTTGGAGCCCGAGGAGGAGACTTCTTACTTTGTCCCTGATGCCGCCTTAAAAA ccctgcctcccccctTGCCCGTGGAGGGGAGTGTCCTGCACCTGGAGCTGCTGGTGGCCGTGGGCCCCGATGTCTACCAGGCTCACCAGGAGGACACGGAGAGATACGTGCTCACCAACCTCAACATG GGGTCAGAGCTGCTGAGGGACCCGTCCCTGGGCGCTCAGTTCCGAGTGCACCTGGTGAAGGTGGTCATCCTGACGAAGCCCGAG GATGCTCCAAATGTCACAGCCAACATCACCTCATCGCTGCAGAGGGTCTGCGAGTGGGGCCGGACTGTCAACCCCCAGGACGACACGGACCCCGGGCACGCCGACCTGGTCCTGTACATCACCAG GTTTGACCTGGAGTCGCCTGATGGTGACCGGCAGGTGCGGGGGGTCACCCAGCTGGGGGGCGCCTGCTCCTCCTCGTGGGGCTGCCTCATCACTGAAGATACGGGCTTCGACCTGGGGGTCACCATAGCCCATGAGATTGGGCACAG CTTGGGCCTGGAGCACGATGGGGCGCTGGGCAGCGCTTGCGGACCCAGCGGCCACGTGATGGGGACCGACCGCACCGCGCCCGCCCCAGGGGGCCTCGCGTGGTCCACCTGCAGCCGCAGGCAGCTGCTGCACCTGCTCAG CGCAGGGCGGGCGCGCTGCCTTTGGGACCCGCCCGGGCCGCAGTCCCGGCCCGCGGGGCGCCCCCACGAGGCACAACCCGGTCTGTACTACGGCGCGGACGAGCAGTGCCGCGTGGCCTTCGGCCCCACCGCCGTTGCGTGCACCTTCACCAGGGAGAACCTC GATGTGTGCCGGGCGCTGTCCTGCCACACTGACCCCCTGGACCACGGCAGCTGCAGCCGCCTCCTCGTCCCTCTCCTGGACGGGACGGAGTGCGGCCTGGACAAG TGGTGCTCCAAGGGTCACTGCCGCTCGCTGGCGGAGCTGACCTCCTTGGGGGTGGTGCACGGGCACTGGTCAGCATGGGGtctctccagtgcttgctcccgCTCCTGCGGAGGAGGCGTGGTCACCAGGAGGCGGCAATGCAGCAACCCCAG ACCTGCCTTTGGGGGGCGCGCGTGCGTAGGCGCTGACCTCCAGGCCGAGATGTGCAACACGCAG GCCTGCGAGAAGACCCAGCTGGAGTTCATGTCCGAGCAGTGTGCGGAGACCGACGGGCagcccctgctcctctcccctggcAACATCTCCCTCTACCGCTGGGGCCCGGCCGTGCCCTACGGTCAAG GGGACGCTCTGTGCAGACACATGTGCCGGGCCATTGGTGAGAGCTTCATCGTGAGGCGTGGGGACAGTTTCCTGGATGGGACCCGGTGTGTGCCAAGTGGCCCTCAGGAGGACGGGGCCCTGAGCCTGTGTGTGTCGGGCAGCTGCAGG ACCTTCGGCTGTGACGGCAGGATGGACTCCCAGCAGGTGCCAGACGCGTGCCGGGTGTGTGGAGGGGACAACAGCACGTGCAGCCCTCAGAACGGCTCGTTCACGGCCGGAAGGGCCAGAG AGTACGTCACCTTCCTGACGCTGCCTCCCAACCTGACCAGCGTGTACGTTGCCAACCGCAGGCCTCTCTTCACACACCTGG CAGTGAGGATCCGAGGGCGCTATGTTGTGGCTGGGAACACCAGCATCTCTCCCAGCACCACCTACCCCTCCCTCCTGGAGGACGGCCGCGTCGAGTACAAAGTGACCCTCACCGAGGACCGGCTGCCCCGCCTGGAGGAGCTCCGCATCCCGGGGCCCACTCGGGACGATGTGGAGGTCCAG GTGTACAGACGCTACGGTGATGAGTTCGGCAATGTCACCCGCCCAGACATCACGTTCACTTACTTCCGGCCCAAGCTGCAGCAGGTCTGGGTGTGGGCTGCCGTGCGGGGGTCCTGCTCGGTGAGCTGTGGGGCAG gGCTGCGATGGGTGACCTACAGCTGTCTGGACCAGGCCAGGAGCCAGTGGGCGGAGGCTGCCCAGTGTGGAGGGAGCCGGCAGCCCGTGCCATGGCCAGAATCCTGCACCCCCGGGCCGTGCCCCCCGTA CTGGGCAGCTGGAGACTTCGGCCCGTGCAGTGCGTCCTGTGGGGGAGGCCTGCGGGAGCGGCTGGTGCGCTGCGTGGAGGCCCAGGGCCACCGCCTGAGGACACTGCCCCCGGCCCGGTGCCGAGCGCTGGCACGGAAGCCAGCTGTGGTGGAACCCTGCagtgcccagccctgcccccccaG GTGGGAGGACCTGGCCCAGAATGTGACTTGTGCGCAGGGGGCAGATGGCCCGGGGGCGCCAGTGACTGCTGGGCCCTGCTCCACAGACAGGAAGCCAGCTGCCATAGAGCCCTGTACGGAGGTGACATGTCCTCCGGGCTGGGGCCAT CTGGACCCCCGGCCTCTGGGAGAGGAGGCTGCATCCCCCTCGGGCGGTGCCAGGCTGGGGGCTCAGGCCGCACACGTGTGGACTCCCCTGGCGGGGCCGTGCTCTGTCTCCTGTGGTAGAG GCCAGATGGAGCTGCGTTTCGAGTGCATGGACTCTGCCCTCGGGACACCTGTCCAGGAAGAGCTGTGTGGCCTGGCAGGCAAGCCAGGGAGCCGGCAGGAGGTCTGCCAGGCTGCTCTGTGCCCGGCTTG GTGGGAGACCCGGGCCTTGGCGCCGTGCCCAGTGACCTGCGGAGGAGGGCAGGTGCCGCTGGCTGTGCGCTGTGTGAGGTTGGACCACGGACGCTCCATTCCTCTGCCTCACTCCAAGTGCTGGCCCGTGCCGCGGCCCGGCCCCCTGGAGGACTGTAGCCCAGAGCCCTGCCCCGCCAG GTGGCGGTACAAGCTGGCGGCCTGCAGTGTGAGCTGCGGGGGAGGGGTGGCGCGGAGGATCCTGTATTGTGCCCGGGCCCACGGAGAGGACAAGGACGAGGAGATCCTGCCGGACACCCAGTGCCAGGGGCTGCCTCAGCCAGAGCAGCAGGAGGCTTGCAGCCTGGAGCCCTGCCCACCCAG GTGGAAAGTCACGTCCATTGGCCCATGCTCAGCCAGCTGTGGCGTTGGCACCGCCACACGCTCCGTGGCCTGCGTGCAGCTGGACCAAGGCCGAGACGTGGAGGTGGGCGAGGCGGCCTGTGCCACTCTGGTGCGGCCACAGGCCAGCATCCCCTGTGCCGCTGCCGACTGCACTTACACGTGGCGCGTCAGCCCCTGGACACAG TGCTCCGTCTCCTGTGGGGTTGGCACCCAGCGCCGCCGTGACACCTGCCTGGGTCCCCCGGCCCAGGGGCCCATGCCTGCTGACTTCTGCCAGCACTTGCCCAAGCCAACGACGGTGCGGGGCTGCTGGGCTGGGCCCTGTGCGGGGCAGGAGACACCCAGCCTGGCACCCCATGAGGAAGCCACTGCCTCTGCTTCCCCGGAAGGGCCCCGGCCCTGGGCCCACCTCCTTTCCCCAGCTCTCCGGACTCGGGAGCTCTTGCCGGGGCCCACGGAAAGCCCTGTGGAGTCCA GTCCCTGTGGCCGGCAGCACCTCGAGCCAACAGGAGCCATTGACTTGCGAAGCCCCGGGCAGGCTGACTGTGCCGTGGCCATCGGGCGGCCCCTGGGCGAGGTGGTGGTCCTCCACGTCCTCCAGAGCTCTCTCAACTGTAGTGCCG GGGAGATGTTGCTGCTCTGGGGCAGGCTCACGTGGAGGAAGACGTGCAGGAAGCTGGCTGGCATGACCTTTAGTTCCAAAGCCAACACGCTGGTGGTGAGGCAGCGCAGCGCGCGGTTGCGTGGCGGAGTGACACTGCGCTATTCCAGCCGGCCTGCCCCAGGAACTTTCCACCGAG AATGTGACAGGCAGCTCTTTGGACCCCGGGGTGAAATTGCCAGCCCACTGATGAGTCCAGATGGGAGACACGTGGGGGGCTGCCGCGTCTTTATCGATGTGGCTCCATGGTCCCGTATCGCCATCCACGCCCTGGTCACTGACATGGGCACTGGATCTGAGGGGACTGATGCCAGCTACATCTCG ATCCGGGACATCCACAGTCTGAAAACGGTGACGTTCCGCGGGCAGCAAGTGCTCTACTGGGAGTCAGAGGGCAGCCAGGCTGAGATGGAGTTTAGCCAGCGCTTCCTGGAAACACGTGCCCGCCTGCGGGGCCAGTACTGGACACTCCAATCTAGAGCTCAGGAGCACCACAGTGGCCTGCCCTAG
- the ADAMTS13 gene encoding A disintegrin and metalloproteinase with thrombospondin motifs 13 isoform X2: MRGTCVWGILTSAVLLLGCWGLSDVQQGFLQALEPEEETSYFVPDAALKTLPPPLPVEGSVLHLELLVAVGPDVYQAHQEDTERYVLTNLNMGSELLRDPSLGAQFRVHLVKVVILTKPEDAPNVTANITSSLQRVCEWGRTVNPQDDTDPGHADLVLYITRFDLESPDGDRQVRGVTQLGGACSSSWGCLITEDTGFDLGVTIAHEIGHSLGLEHDGALGSACGPSGHVMGTDRTAPAPGGLAWSTCSRRQLLHLLSAGRARCLWDPPGPQSRPAGRPHEAQPGLYYGADEQCRVAFGPTAVACTFTRENLDVCRALSCHTDPLDHGSCSRLLVPLLDGTECGLDKWCSKGHCRSLAELTSLGVVHGHWSAWGLSSACSRSCGGGVVTRRRQCSNPRPAFGGRACVGADLQAEMCNTQACEKTQLEFMSEQCAETDGQPLLLSPGNISLYRWGPAVPYGQGDALCRHMCRAIGESFIVRRGDSFLDGTRCVPSGPQEDGALSLCVSGSCRTFGCDGRMDSQQVPDACRVCGGDNSTCSPQNGSFTAGRAREYVTFLTLPPNLTSVYVANRRPLFTHLVRIRGRYVVAGNTSISPSTTYPSLLEDGRVEYKVTLTEDRLPRLEELRIPGPTRDDVEVQVYRRYGDEFGNVTRPDITFTYFRPKLQQVWVWAAVRGSCSVSCGAGLRWVTYSCLDQARSQWAEAAQCGGSRQPVPWPESCTPGPCPPYWAAGDFGPCSASCGGGLRERLVRCVEAQGHRLRTLPPARCRALARKPAVVEPCSAQPCPPRWEDLAQNVTCAQGADGPGAPVTAGPCSTDRKPAAIEPCTEVTCPPGWGHLDPRPLGEEAASPSGGARLGAQAAHVWTPLAGPCSVSCGRGQMELRFECMDSALGTPVQEELCGLAGKPGSRQEVCQAALCPAWWETRALAPCPVTCGGGQVPLAVRCVRLDHGRSIPLPHSKCWPVPRPGPLEDCSPEPCPARWRYKLAACSVSCGGGVARRILYCARAHGEDKDEEILPDTQCQGLPQPEQQEACSLEPCPPRWKVTSIGPCSASCGVGTATRSVACVQLDQGRDVEVGEAACATLVRPQASIPCAAADCTYTWRVSPWTQCSVSCGVGTQRRRDTCLGPPAQGPMPADFCQHLPKPTTVRGCWAGPCAGQETPSLAPHEEATASASPEGPRPWAHLLSPALRTRELLPGPTESPVESSPCGRQHLEPTGAIDLRSPGQADCAVAIGRPLGEVVVLHVLQSSLNCSAGEMLLLWGRLTWRKTCRKLAGMTFSSKANTLVVRQRSARLRGGVTLRYSSRPAPGTFHRECDRQLFGPRGEIASPLMSPDGRHVGGCRVFIDVAPWSRIAIHALVTDMGTGSEGTDASYISIRDIHSLKTVTFRGQQVLYWESEGSQAEMEFSQRFLETRARLRGQYWTLQSRAQEHHSGLP, from the exons ATGAGGGGGACGTGTGTGTGGGGAATCCTCACCTCTGCGGTCCTCCTCCTGGGCTGCTGGGGACTCTCCGATGTCCAGCAG ggaTTTCTTCAGGCTTTGGAGCCCGAGGAGGAGACTTCTTACTTTGTCCCTGATGCCGCCTTAAAAA ccctgcctcccccctTGCCCGTGGAGGGGAGTGTCCTGCACCTGGAGCTGCTGGTGGCCGTGGGCCCCGATGTCTACCAGGCTCACCAGGAGGACACGGAGAGATACGTGCTCACCAACCTCAACATG GGGTCAGAGCTGCTGAGGGACCCGTCCCTGGGCGCTCAGTTCCGAGTGCACCTGGTGAAGGTGGTCATCCTGACGAAGCCCGAG GATGCTCCAAATGTCACAGCCAACATCACCTCATCGCTGCAGAGGGTCTGCGAGTGGGGCCGGACTGTCAACCCCCAGGACGACACGGACCCCGGGCACGCCGACCTGGTCCTGTACATCACCAG GTTTGACCTGGAGTCGCCTGATGGTGACCGGCAGGTGCGGGGGGTCACCCAGCTGGGGGGCGCCTGCTCCTCCTCGTGGGGCTGCCTCATCACTGAAGATACGGGCTTCGACCTGGGGGTCACCATAGCCCATGAGATTGGGCACAG CTTGGGCCTGGAGCACGATGGGGCGCTGGGCAGCGCTTGCGGACCCAGCGGCCACGTGATGGGGACCGACCGCACCGCGCCCGCCCCAGGGGGCCTCGCGTGGTCCACCTGCAGCCGCAGGCAGCTGCTGCACCTGCTCAG CGCAGGGCGGGCGCGCTGCCTTTGGGACCCGCCCGGGCCGCAGTCCCGGCCCGCGGGGCGCCCCCACGAGGCACAACCCGGTCTGTACTACGGCGCGGACGAGCAGTGCCGCGTGGCCTTCGGCCCCACCGCCGTTGCGTGCACCTTCACCAGGGAGAACCTC GATGTGTGCCGGGCGCTGTCCTGCCACACTGACCCCCTGGACCACGGCAGCTGCAGCCGCCTCCTCGTCCCTCTCCTGGACGGGACGGAGTGCGGCCTGGACAAG TGGTGCTCCAAGGGTCACTGCCGCTCGCTGGCGGAGCTGACCTCCTTGGGGGTGGTGCACGGGCACTGGTCAGCATGGGGtctctccagtgcttgctcccgCTCCTGCGGAGGAGGCGTGGTCACCAGGAGGCGGCAATGCAGCAACCCCAG ACCTGCCTTTGGGGGGCGCGCGTGCGTAGGCGCTGACCTCCAGGCCGAGATGTGCAACACGCAG GCCTGCGAGAAGACCCAGCTGGAGTTCATGTCCGAGCAGTGTGCGGAGACCGACGGGCagcccctgctcctctcccctggcAACATCTCCCTCTACCGCTGGGGCCCGGCCGTGCCCTACGGTCAAG GGGACGCTCTGTGCAGACACATGTGCCGGGCCATTGGTGAGAGCTTCATCGTGAGGCGTGGGGACAGTTTCCTGGATGGGACCCGGTGTGTGCCAAGTGGCCCTCAGGAGGACGGGGCCCTGAGCCTGTGTGTGTCGGGCAGCTGCAGG ACCTTCGGCTGTGACGGCAGGATGGACTCCCAGCAGGTGCCAGACGCGTGCCGGGTGTGTGGAGGGGACAACAGCACGTGCAGCCCTCAGAACGGCTCGTTCACGGCCGGAAGGGCCAGAG AGTACGTCACCTTCCTGACGCTGCCTCCCAACCTGACCAGCGTGTACGTTGCCAACCGCAGGCCTCTCTTCACACACCTGG TGAGGATCCGAGGGCGCTATGTTGTGGCTGGGAACACCAGCATCTCTCCCAGCACCACCTACCCCTCCCTCCTGGAGGACGGCCGCGTCGAGTACAAAGTGACCCTCACCGAGGACCGGCTGCCCCGCCTGGAGGAGCTCCGCATCCCGGGGCCCACTCGGGACGATGTGGAGGTCCAG GTGTACAGACGCTACGGTGATGAGTTCGGCAATGTCACCCGCCCAGACATCACGTTCACTTACTTCCGGCCCAAGCTGCAGCAGGTCTGGGTGTGGGCTGCCGTGCGGGGGTCCTGCTCGGTGAGCTGTGGGGCAG gGCTGCGATGGGTGACCTACAGCTGTCTGGACCAGGCCAGGAGCCAGTGGGCGGAGGCTGCCCAGTGTGGAGGGAGCCGGCAGCCCGTGCCATGGCCAGAATCCTGCACCCCCGGGCCGTGCCCCCCGTA CTGGGCAGCTGGAGACTTCGGCCCGTGCAGTGCGTCCTGTGGGGGAGGCCTGCGGGAGCGGCTGGTGCGCTGCGTGGAGGCCCAGGGCCACCGCCTGAGGACACTGCCCCCGGCCCGGTGCCGAGCGCTGGCACGGAAGCCAGCTGTGGTGGAACCCTGCagtgcccagccctgcccccccaG GTGGGAGGACCTGGCCCAGAATGTGACTTGTGCGCAGGGGGCAGATGGCCCGGGGGCGCCAGTGACTGCTGGGCCCTGCTCCACAGACAGGAAGCCAGCTGCCATAGAGCCCTGTACGGAGGTGACATGTCCTCCGGGCTGGGGCCAT CTGGACCCCCGGCCTCTGGGAGAGGAGGCTGCATCCCCCTCGGGCGGTGCCAGGCTGGGGGCTCAGGCCGCACACGTGTGGACTCCCCTGGCGGGGCCGTGCTCTGTCTCCTGTGGTAGAG GCCAGATGGAGCTGCGTTTCGAGTGCATGGACTCTGCCCTCGGGACACCTGTCCAGGAAGAGCTGTGTGGCCTGGCAGGCAAGCCAGGGAGCCGGCAGGAGGTCTGCCAGGCTGCTCTGTGCCCGGCTTG GTGGGAGACCCGGGCCTTGGCGCCGTGCCCAGTGACCTGCGGAGGAGGGCAGGTGCCGCTGGCTGTGCGCTGTGTGAGGTTGGACCACGGACGCTCCATTCCTCTGCCTCACTCCAAGTGCTGGCCCGTGCCGCGGCCCGGCCCCCTGGAGGACTGTAGCCCAGAGCCCTGCCCCGCCAG GTGGCGGTACAAGCTGGCGGCCTGCAGTGTGAGCTGCGGGGGAGGGGTGGCGCGGAGGATCCTGTATTGTGCCCGGGCCCACGGAGAGGACAAGGACGAGGAGATCCTGCCGGACACCCAGTGCCAGGGGCTGCCTCAGCCAGAGCAGCAGGAGGCTTGCAGCCTGGAGCCCTGCCCACCCAG GTGGAAAGTCACGTCCATTGGCCCATGCTCAGCCAGCTGTGGCGTTGGCACCGCCACACGCTCCGTGGCCTGCGTGCAGCTGGACCAAGGCCGAGACGTGGAGGTGGGCGAGGCGGCCTGTGCCACTCTGGTGCGGCCACAGGCCAGCATCCCCTGTGCCGCTGCCGACTGCACTTACACGTGGCGCGTCAGCCCCTGGACACAG TGCTCCGTCTCCTGTGGGGTTGGCACCCAGCGCCGCCGTGACACCTGCCTGGGTCCCCCGGCCCAGGGGCCCATGCCTGCTGACTTCTGCCAGCACTTGCCCAAGCCAACGACGGTGCGGGGCTGCTGGGCTGGGCCCTGTGCGGGGCAGGAGACACCCAGCCTGGCACCCCATGAGGAAGCCACTGCCTCTGCTTCCCCGGAAGGGCCCCGGCCCTGGGCCCACCTCCTTTCCCCAGCTCTCCGGACTCGGGAGCTCTTGCCGGGGCCCACGGAAAGCCCTGTGGAGTCCA GTCCCTGTGGCCGGCAGCACCTCGAGCCAACAGGAGCCATTGACTTGCGAAGCCCCGGGCAGGCTGACTGTGCCGTGGCCATCGGGCGGCCCCTGGGCGAGGTGGTGGTCCTCCACGTCCTCCAGAGCTCTCTCAACTGTAGTGCCG GGGAGATGTTGCTGCTCTGGGGCAGGCTCACGTGGAGGAAGACGTGCAGGAAGCTGGCTGGCATGACCTTTAGTTCCAAAGCCAACACGCTGGTGGTGAGGCAGCGCAGCGCGCGGTTGCGTGGCGGAGTGACACTGCGCTATTCCAGCCGGCCTGCCCCAGGAACTTTCCACCGAG AATGTGACAGGCAGCTCTTTGGACCCCGGGGTGAAATTGCCAGCCCACTGATGAGTCCAGATGGGAGACACGTGGGGGGCTGCCGCGTCTTTATCGATGTGGCTCCATGGTCCCGTATCGCCATCCACGCCCTGGTCACTGACATGGGCACTGGATCTGAGGGGACTGATGCCAGCTACATCTCG ATCCGGGACATCCACAGTCTGAAAACGGTGACGTTCCGCGGGCAGCAAGTGCTCTACTGGGAGTCAGAGGGCAGCCAGGCTGAGATGGAGTTTAGCCAGCGCTTCCTGGAAACACGTGCCCGCCTGCGGGGCCAGTACTGGACACTCCAATCTAGAGCTCAGGAGCACCACAGTGGCCTGCCCTAG